From Deltaproteobacteria bacterium, the proteins below share one genomic window:
- a CDS encoding CBS domain-containing protein, which yields MEKTVTVKDIMIPLEQYSTVREDATLSDAVKALKESQKLHDRNHDAHRAILVVTKKDGHVIGKISQMDVIRSLEPSYGAIIAGQPQVGRVGFSNRFLKLLADDYKLWKEPLADICSKAKTLPVTRIMYKPTSESEFVHENAAIDEAIHQLVMGHHKSLLVIRRGRITGILRLTDVFSSVAEMLA from the coding sequence ATGGAAAAAACAGTAACGGTAAAAGACATAATGATCCCGCTGGAACAATACTCCACGGTACGCGAGGACGCAACGCTTTCCGACGCGGTAAAGGCCCTCAAGGAGTCGCAGAAACTTCACGACCGCAACCACGACGCGCACAGGGCCATTCTGGTGGTGACCAAAAAGGACGGCCACGTGATAGGCAAGATAAGCCAGATGGACGTGATAAGAAGCCTTGAGCCCAGCTACGGGGCCATAATCGCAGGCCAGCCCCAGGTGGGCAGGGTGGGGTTTTCCAACAGGTTTTTAAAACTTCTGGCCGACGACTACAAGCTCTGGAAAGAGCCCCTGGCTGACATTTGCTCCAAGGCCAAAACCTTGCCCGTGACCCGGATAATGTACAAGCCCACTTCCGAATCGGAATTCGTGCACGAAAACGCCGCCATAGACGAGGCCATACACCAATTAGTGATGGGCCACCACAAAAGCCTTCTGGTGATCAGAAGGGGCCGCATAACGGGCATCCTGCGCCTTACCGACGTGTTTTCCTCCGTGGCGGAAATGCTCGCCTGA
- the speB gene encoding agmatinase, whose product MKKVPPFGPFGGDEALPENPEKARVTVVPVPYEANPSYGEGAADGPFHILSASGQMEMTDEETGRFWPEIGVLTLPPWDVPGEPDRMVEFLDRAAEGIFRKGTRPLFLGGDHAVTFPLVRAAARAHPGLGVLQIDAHTDLRHTWNGSVYNHACVMRRIVGDLGISSVAVGIRSFCALEAAFMAETGYRPFFAHHIAGSDGSWMEEAVERLPEKVYLTVDLDGLDPSVMPGTGTPEPGGLSYRELVALIRLVGKRRRVVAADVVELCAFPGSSVSEYTAARVAQKIIHFALSEEGQI is encoded by the coding sequence ATGAAGAAGGTTCCCCCTTTCGGCCCGTTCGGCGGGGATGAAGCCCTGCCCGAAAACCCGGAAAAGGCCCGCGTGACGGTGGTTCCCGTTCCGTACGAGGCTAACCCCTCCTACGGCGAAGGGGCGGCTGACGGTCCCTTTCACATTCTTTCCGCAAGCGGCCAGATGGAGATGACGGACGAGGAAACCGGGCGATTCTGGCCGGAAATCGGGGTGCTTACGCTTCCGCCCTGGGACGTGCCCGGCGAGCCTGACCGGATGGTGGAGTTTCTGGACAGGGCAGCCGAAGGGATTTTCCGAAAGGGGACGAGGCCCCTTTTCCTGGGCGGGGACCACGCCGTAACCTTTCCCCTGGTAAGGGCCGCCGCAAGGGCACATCCCGGCCTTGGGGTGCTTCAGATAGACGCCCACACGGACCTCAGGCACACCTGGAACGGCAGCGTCTACAACCACGCCTGCGTCATGCGCCGGATAGTCGGCGACCTTGGGATTTCCTCCGTTGCCGTGGGAATCAGGAGCTTTTGCGCCCTTGAGGCTGCCTTCATGGCCGAAACCGGCTACCGTCCGTTTTTCGCCCACCATATCGCGGGCTCGGACGGGTCGTGGATGGAGGAGGCCGTGGAGAGGCTGCCGGAGAAGGTCTATCTTACGGTGGACCTGGACGGCCTGGACCCTTCCGTGATGCCCGGAACCGGAACCCCGGAGCCGGGCGGGCTTTCATACCGGGAGCTTGTCGCCCTCATACGCCTTGTGGGAAAGAGGCGAAGAGTCGTGGCGGCGGACGTGGTGGAGCTTTGCGCCTTTCCCGGCAGCAGCGTTTCAGAGTACACTGCGGCCAGGGTGGCCCAGAAGATCATCCATTTCGCGCTTTCGGAAGAAGGGCAAATTTGA
- a CDS encoding SDR family oxidoreductase, with amino-acid sequence MVDFSLKGKVALVTGASRGIGESIALNLSQYGAKVILVSRKEDALKEVAEKVKAQGGEALVMACHTGNLDQVEVLVKRIEAEVGRLDILVNNAATNPHFGEMLTAPESAWDKTFEVNVKGPFFLIQKIVPLMEKNGGGAIVNVSSVNGVRPAYYQGVYSITKAAIISMTRAWAKELAPRGIRVNALLPGLTKTSFAKALFDNPDVYGFAVKEIPMGRHAVPEEMAGAVLYLVSSASSYTTGTSITCDGGMLA; translated from the coding sequence ATGGTGGATTTTTCATTAAAAGGCAAGGTTGCCCTGGTGACCGGGGCAAGCCGGGGCATAGGTGAATCAATAGCCCTCAACCTTTCCCAGTACGGCGCAAAGGTCATCCTTGTTAGCCGCAAGGAGGACGCTTTAAAGGAAGTGGCGGAAAAGGTGAAGGCTCAAGGCGGCGAGGCCCTGGTTATGGCCTGCCACACCGGAAACCTCGATCAGGTGGAAGTCCTTGTAAAGCGCATCGAAGCCGAGGTGGGCCGCCTGGACATCCTGGTTAACAACGCCGCCACCAACCCCCATTTCGGCGAGATGCTCACCGCCCCTGAATCCGCCTGGGACAAGACCTTCGAGGTCAACGTGAAAGGCCCCTTCTTCCTCATACAGAAAATCGTGCCCCTCATGGAGAAAAACGGCGGCGGGGCAATCGTCAACGTGAGCTCGGTGAACGGCGTGCGCCCGGCCTACTACCAGGGCGTCTACTCCATAACAAAGGCCGCCATCATCTCCATGACAAGGGCCTGGGCCAAGGAGCTGGCTCCGCGCGGCATCCGCGTCAACGCCCTTCTTCCCGGCCTCACCAAGACCAGCTTCGCAAAGGCCCTTTTCGACAACCCTGACGTGTACGGCTTCGCGGTGAAGGAAATCCCCATGGGACGCCACGCCGTGCCGGAGGAAATGGCCGGGGCGGTGCTGTACCTCGTCTCCTCCGCCTCGTCCTACACGACAGGAACCTCCATAACATGCGACGGCGGCATGTTGGCGTAG
- a CDS encoding pyrroline-5-carboxylate reductase, with protein MTLNEAEIGFIGAGNMAAAMMGALVKAGVSGGKIRATDVSEERLKLVKDLYGVNAAKDNRELFDYCDAVILAVKPQQMKGVLESLAPVSAFSGRKLLLSIAAGVPIALIESVLSRGLDKDAAGRLAIVRVMPNTPALVSAGASGMAVNGNVLEADRALARAILETTGIVREFSEDRLNAVTAVSGSGPAYVFFLAEVMMEAAANLGLDPEDGRALVVATLKGASLLLEQGDDSPQELRRRVTSPGGTTQAAFEVLFSAGVKEAFLDAISAAEHRAAVLSGAAG; from the coding sequence ATGACTTTGAACGAGGCTGAAATAGGGTTCATAGGCGCGGGCAACATGGCTGCGGCCATGATGGGCGCACTTGTGAAGGCCGGGGTTTCCGGCGGCAAAATCAGGGCCACTGACGTATCCGAAGAGCGCCTCAAACTTGTGAAAGACCTTTACGGCGTGAATGCCGCCAAGGATAACCGGGAGCTTTTCGACTACTGCGACGCGGTGATACTGGCCGTGAAGCCCCAGCAGATGAAAGGGGTTCTGGAATCCCTGGCCCCGGTTTCCGCCTTTTCCGGGCGCAAGCTGTTGCTTTCCATAGCCGCCGGGGTGCCCATAGCCCTCATCGAATCGGTGCTGTCAAGGGGCCTTGACAAAGACGCGGCTGGCCGCCTTGCCATAGTGCGGGTGATGCCCAACACCCCGGCCCTCGTTAGCGCCGGGGCAAGCGGCATGGCGGTGAACGGGAACGTTTTAGAAGCCGACCGGGCCCTTGCCAGGGCCATACTGGAAACAACCGGAATCGTGCGGGAATTTTCCGAGGACAGGTTAAACGCCGTGACCGCCGTGTCCGGCTCCGGCCCGGCCTACGTGTTCTTCCTGGCGGAAGTCATGATGGAGGCCGCCGCGAATCTAGGACTCGACCCCGAAGACGGCAGGGCTCTCGTGGTGGCGACCCTCAAGGGGGCCTCGCTCCTTCTGGAGCAGGGCGATGACAGCCCCCAGGAACTGAGGCGCAGGGTTACCTCCCCCGGAGGCACCACCCAGGCGGCCTTCGAGGTGCTTTTCTCCGCAGGCGTGAAGGAAGCCTTCCTGGACGCCATTTCCGCCGCCGAACACAGGGCCGCAGTTCTGTCCGGCGCGGCGGGATGA
- a CDS encoding B12-binding domain-containing radical SAM protein — translation MKLYLVHPPSHYSGVVPPLGLAKLAAYVRERMPDISITAFDLRVESQRRVFFEAVASEKPDVVGMYGIAPDADLVEALLLRLRPHARYLALGGPLATVFHRHALLNYAVDYLILGEGEIPFLKLLSRLKEGREDVSDIQRVFQRGDMDFSYDPAADLVPDINTLPLPAWDLFDVPAYFRFSHNSMSNVLGRKRVMPVFTSRGCPFGCAYCHNIFGKKFRPKSPENVLEEIRMLVDRYGVDAIEILDDTANLDQGRIMAILDGIIALGRKLRLTFPNGLRTDLLSEKLIDKLAEAGTYRISLGIEVGTRRSQRALHKVQSFGRMERAINYMASKRSIVIGGFLMIGCPGETRKEIEATISYARRLPLDMVSIHIVTPFPGNGIFERLSEERKAQVMAIPPERFSYDNMPFTVCELSAEELVRIKRLAYLSFYSDPKRMFSLSRKISLKEFATGGYEMLRIISSGRHRLLADTREGPATA, via the coding sequence ATGAAGCTCTATCTCGTCCATCCGCCCTCCCATTACTCCGGAGTCGTTCCGCCCCTGGGCCTGGCGAAACTTGCAGCCTACGTGCGCGAGAGGATGCCCGACATCTCAATCACCGCCTTCGACCTCAGGGTCGAGTCCCAGCGCCGGGTTTTTTTTGAAGCGGTGGCTTCGGAAAAACCCGATGTAGTCGGCATGTACGGAATAGCTCCCGACGCAGACCTTGTGGAAGCCCTCCTTTTGCGCCTTCGCCCCCATGCAAGGTATCTGGCCCTGGGCGGCCCCCTTGCCACGGTGTTTCACAGGCACGCCCTTCTAAATTACGCCGTGGACTACCTGATTTTGGGAGAGGGCGAAATCCCGTTTCTGAAACTCCTTTCGCGCCTTAAAGAAGGCAGGGAGGACGTGTCGGACATCCAGAGGGTGTTCCAGAGGGGCGATATGGATTTTTCATACGATCCGGCGGCTGACCTGGTGCCGGACATAAACACCCTGCCCCTGCCCGCCTGGGACCTCTTTGACGTTCCGGCCTATTTCAGGTTTAGCCACAATTCCATGAGTAACGTTTTGGGACGCAAAAGGGTGATGCCGGTTTTCACCTCGCGGGGCTGCCCCTTCGGCTGCGCCTACTGCCACAACATCTTCGGGAAAAAGTTCCGCCCCAAAAGCCCGGAAAACGTGCTGGAGGAAATCCGGATGCTGGTGGACAGGTACGGCGTGGACGCCATCGAGATTCTGGACGACACCGCCAACCTGGACCAGGGCCGCATAATGGCCATCTTAGACGGTATAATCGCCTTGGGCCGCAAGCTCCGGCTCACCTTTCCCAACGGGCTGCGCACCGACCTTCTCTCCGAAAAGCTGATCGACAAACTGGCCGAGGCCGGAACCTATCGCATAAGCCTTGGAATAGAAGTGGGCACCAGGCGTTCCCAGAGGGCCCTTCACAAGGTCCAGAGCTTTGGCCGCATGGAAAGGGCCATCAATTACATGGCATCCAAAAGGTCCATCGTCATAGGCGGTTTTCTGATGATCGGCTGCCCCGGCGAAACCCGAAAGGAGATCGAAGCCACCATAAGCTACGCCAGAAGGCTGCCCCTGGACATGGTGAGCATCCACATAGTGACGCCCTTTCCCGGAAACGGAATCTTCGAGCGGCTTTCGGAGGAGCGAAAGGCCCAGGTCATGGCCATTCCACCTGAGAGGTTCAGCTACGACAACATGCCGTTTACCGTTTGCGAGCTTTCCGCCGAGGAACTCGTGCGGATAAAGCGCCTTGCATATCTGTCCTTTTATTCCGACCCCAAGCGCATGTTTTCCCTTTCCCGAAAAATATCCTTGAAAGAGTTTGCCACGGGGGGGTATGAAATGCTACGGATTATCTCTTCGGGCCGCCACAGGCTGCTGGCGGATACCCGCGAAGGGCCGGCCACCGCGTGA
- a CDS encoding hydroxylamine oxidase has translation MKRFGSFLALASLIVVFVFAHSFANGGNAPEGAGAGAEKAPISPATAECLGCHESVHPGIVADWEKSRHARTTPKTALAETEMRRRFSAKSAPEGTGDFSVGCAECHTQNPSSHKDTVSHNGYEIHPVVTPSDCAACHPEEKAQFGENIMAKAVKNLGENPVYAELVKAGSGPSRTKDGRLYFDAPEKQSSDGGCFSCHGTKVTVTGLETRDTDLGEMEFPRLSGWPNQGVGRVNPDGSEGSCAACHPRHRFSTESARSPKTCGQCHTGPDVPAYKVYTASKHGNIFDATGKNWNMDAVPWVVGRDFSAPTCASCHVSLVTDRDGTVIAKRSHRMNDRLEYRLFGVIYGHRHPVSPDTTIIRNADGLPLACDFEGRPATNFLISEKEAKTRRKSMSSVCGACHATGWTAGHFDRLDATVAETNAATLAATGIMRQAWEKGICRGLAQKSNPFDEPLERKWTRIWLFYANSTRFAAAMAGGGDYGVFADGRFQLNEALSSMAASIRETGEKPQAAGKKP, from the coding sequence ATGAAAAGGTTCGGGAGCTTTCTGGCGCTTGCGTCTCTCATCGTTGTTTTCGTTTTCGCGCACTCCTTTGCAAATGGCGGAAACGCTCCGGAAGGCGCGGGGGCGGGAGCGGAAAAGGCTCCGATCAGCCCGGCCACCGCCGAATGCCTGGGCTGCCACGAGTCGGTTCATCCGGGAATTGTCGCGGACTGGGAAAAAAGCCGCCACGCGCGGACCACGCCGAAAACCGCCCTTGCGGAAACCGAGATGCGCCGGAGGTTCTCGGCCAAGTCCGCACCCGAGGGAACCGGCGATTTTTCCGTGGGCTGCGCCGAATGCCACACCCAAAACCCATCATCGCACAAGGACACGGTAAGCCACAACGGTTACGAAATACACCCAGTGGTGACGCCTTCCGACTGTGCGGCCTGCCACCCTGAGGAAAAGGCCCAGTTCGGCGAAAACATAATGGCGAAAGCCGTTAAAAACCTTGGGGAAAACCCGGTTTACGCGGAATTGGTCAAGGCCGGTTCCGGGCCTTCAAGAACGAAGGACGGGAGGCTTTATTTCGATGCGCCTGAAAAACAGTCGTCGGACGGCGGCTGCTTTTCCTGCCACGGAACCAAGGTGACAGTGACGGGCCTTGAAACCCGCGACACCGATCTTGGGGAAATGGAGTTTCCAAGGCTTTCCGGCTGGCCCAACCAGGGCGTGGGGCGGGTGAACCCGGACGGCTCGGAAGGCTCCTGCGCCGCCTGCCACCCCAGGCACCGTTTCTCCACGGAATCCGCCCGAAGCCCCAAGACCTGCGGCCAGTGCCACACAGGCCCGGATGTTCCGGCGTACAAGGTTTATACCGCAAGCAAGCACGGAAACATCTTCGACGCCACGGGAAAAAACTGGAACATGGACGCCGTGCCCTGGGTCGTGGGCCGCGACTTTTCAGCGCCGACATGCGCGTCCTGCCACGTCAGCCTGGTTACGGACAGGGACGGAACGGTGATCGCAAAGCGCAGCCACAGAATGAACGACCGGCTGGAATACCGGCTTTTCGGGGTGATCTACGGCCACAGGCACCCGGTTTCGCCCGACACCACCATCATTCGAAACGCCGACGGCCTGCCTCTGGCCTGCGATTTTGAGGGACGCCCGGCCACGAATTTCCTGATTTCCGAAAAAGAGGCCAAGACCCGCAGGAAATCAATGTCCTCGGTCTGCGGGGCCTGCCACGCGACAGGCTGGACAGCCGGGCACTTTGACCGGCTGGACGCGACGGTTGCCGAAACCAACGCCGCCACCCTGGCCGCCACGGGCATCATGCGGCAGGCCTGGGAAAAGGGAATCTGCCGGGGCCTTGCCCAAAAATCCAATCCCTTTGACGAGCCTTTGGAGCGGAAGTGGACGAGAATCTGGCTCTTTTACGCCAATTCCACGCGATTTGCCGCAGCCATGGCCGGGGGCGGCGATTACGGGGTTTTCGCCGACGGCAGGTTTCAACTCAACGAGGCCCTGAGCAGCATGGCGGCCTCAATCAGGGAAACCGGTGAAAAACCGCAGGCTGCGGGAAAGAAACCATGA
- a CDS encoding PAS domain-containing protein — translation MKRKPLIWHLYPTYLFVVLLTAAAVAGYAAHLVKGSYEARMETDLAARTGAATARLAPLLDTGGNADAACREISALTLCRVTLILPDGRVTGDSSTPSGLMENHANRPEVAAAISGRDATARRYSATIKSDLIYAAHPVMKDGRVKGVVRLAVSVATVDRPASVLAGRMASAGLLIALFAALVSLLAAVMVTRPLRKIRDGAERMGAGDTNFRLDPPSSKELALLAETLNRTADEVTSRIREVTRQRNELDAVLTSMAEGVIAVDRNGAIMRVNRAAARILGRPSGDYPGLAVSSVLRNRNFEEFLARALKSEAPLEETIQLAATGQTLLLRSAALSDPDGAAQGILVVMLDVTQLKALERVRQDFAANASHEIRTPLAAIKGAVETLLHGGGLSDPATARRFLEMAEKHAERLTALVADLLTISRLDHAKTAADGPEKKPVPVQRVLLTAADSCAEKARAGRMTVNIDCPDDLTAPMDEVLMEQAVANLLDNAVKYAAPGTEISLEAGLSEGFVEIRVKDLGPGMAKEHLDRIFERFYRVDKGRDRSAGGTGLGLAIVKHIALVHGGSVRAESSLGLGSRFTIRIPA, via the coding sequence ATGAAAAGAAAACCGCTCATCTGGCATCTTTATCCCACCTACCTGTTCGTGGTGCTTCTCACTGCGGCGGCGGTGGCGGGTTACGCGGCCCACCTCGTGAAGGGCTCCTACGAGGCCCGCATGGAAACCGATCTTGCCGCCCGCACCGGGGCCGCCACCGCGCGTCTCGCACCGCTGTTGGATACCGGCGGAAACGCGGACGCCGCCTGCCGGGAGATTTCCGCTCTCACCCTCTGCCGGGTGACCCTCATCCTTCCCGACGGGCGGGTGACGGGCGATTCCAGCACCCCCTCCGGGCTCATGGAAAACCACGCAAACCGCCCCGAAGTGGCTGCGGCCATAAGCGGAAGGGACGCCACGGCCCGCCGCTACAGCGCCACCATAAAGTCCGATCTCATCTACGCGGCCCACCCGGTGATGAAGGACGGAAGGGTGAAGGGGGTGGTGCGCCTTGCCGTCTCCGTCGCCACGGTGGACAGGCCAGCCTCGGTGCTGGCCGGAAGAATGGCCTCAGCCGGGCTTCTCATCGCCCTTTTCGCCGCCCTGGTAAGCCTTCTTGCGGCGGTCATGGTAACGCGGCCCCTGCGAAAAATCCGCGACGGAGCGGAGCGCATGGGCGCGGGCGATACCAATTTCCGGCTCGATCCTCCGTCCTCGAAGGAACTGGCCCTCCTTGCCGAAACCTTGAACCGCACGGCGGATGAGGTCACAAGCCGAATAAGGGAGGTCACCCGGCAGAGAAACGAGCTGGACGCGGTCCTAACAAGCATGGCCGAAGGGGTTATAGCCGTTGACCGGAACGGGGCGATAATGAGGGTCAACCGGGCCGCTGCGCGGATTCTGGGGCGGCCTTCCGGGGATTACCCCGGCCTTGCCGTCTCATCGGTTTTAAGGAACCGGAATTTCGAGGAATTCCTGGCAAGAGCCTTAAAGAGTGAAGCCCCTTTGGAGGAAACCATCCAGCTCGCCGCCACCGGTCAAACCCTGCTTCTGCGCAGTGCGGCGCTTTCGGACCCCGACGGCGCGGCCCAAGGAATACTGGTGGTGATGCTGGACGTGACCCAACTGAAGGCCCTGGAGCGGGTGCGCCAGGACTTCGCCGCCAACGCCTCCCACGAGATACGCACCCCCCTTGCCGCCATAAAAGGGGCGGTGGAGACCCTTCTCCACGGCGGGGGCCTCTCCGACCCGGCCACGGCCCGGCGCTTCCTTGAAATGGCCGAAAAGCACGCCGAGCGCCTCACGGCCCTTGTGGCCGACCTTCTCACAATATCCCGCCTGGACCACGCAAAAACCGCCGCCGATGGCCCGGAGAAAAAGCCCGTCCCGGTGCAACGCGTTCTGCTGACAGCGGCGGACTCCTGCGCCGAAAAGGCCAGGGCGGGGCGGATGACCGTTAACATTGACTGCCCGGATGACTTAACGGCCCCGATGGACGAGGTCTTAATGGAGCAGGCAGTGGCTAACCTTCTTGATAACGCCGTGAAATACGCCGCCCCCGGTACGGAAATAAGCCTTGAAGCCGGTCTTTCGGAGGGTTTTGTGGAAATCAGGGTCAAAGACCTTGGGCCGGGCATGGCCAAAGAGCATCTTGACCGGATTTTCGAGCGCTTCTACCGGGTGGACAAAGGCCGGGACCGCTCCGCCGGGGGCACCGGCTTGGGGCTTGCCATAGTGAAGCACATAGCCCTGGTCCACGGTGGAAGCGTCAGGGCCGAAAGCTCCCTGGGCCTTGGGAGCAGGTTCACGATACGGATTCCGGCATAA
- a CDS encoding radical SAM protein gives MRILLVYVLTEKINMPVLPLGTACLAAALEKAGHECLCVNAGPGFSDGLKSAAASFSPDATGVSVRNVDDQNPTAPVFLMDQARDVVRELKALTRAPVVAGGAGFTMFAKEALEYIGADYGVAGEGETVLPRLLSCLENGGDPSEIPGVLVAGKARDSSITAEKCLDAFPLPLPGVHLAVPADWRGPELFVPVQTRRGCAMDCSYCSTASIEGRRLRRRSPLLVAENLEKFVEAGFDRFFFVDNTFNLPPSYAHALCDAIIDRDLSIEWRAIVYPRRIREALVLKMARAGCREVSLGFETGSPSMLKRYNKRFTLDDIREASRLFALHGVRRLGFLLLGGPGETRQTVLESLDFADSLAPEALKVTCGVRVYPGTLLESQARAEGFLPPEGGLLHPAFYLAPNLSGWLPKTVRKWAETRPWVIPS, from the coding sequence ATGCGGATTCTCTTGGTTTACGTTCTGACGGAAAAGATAAACATGCCCGTACTGCCCCTGGGCACGGCCTGCCTGGCTGCGGCCCTGGAAAAGGCCGGGCACGAGTGCCTTTGCGTGAACGCCGGGCCGGGCTTTTCGGACGGCCTGAAATCCGCCGCCGCCTCTTTTTCGCCGGATGCGACAGGGGTTTCGGTGCGCAACGTGGACGACCAGAACCCTACGGCCCCGGTCTTTCTCATGGATCAGGCGCGGGACGTGGTGAGGGAGTTGAAGGCCCTTACGCGGGCTCCCGTCGTGGCGGGCGGGGCGGGCTTCACCATGTTCGCGAAAGAGGCCCTTGAGTATATCGGCGCGGATTACGGAGTTGCGGGAGAGGGAGAGACGGTCCTGCCGCGACTTCTCTCCTGCCTTGAAAACGGAGGGGACCCTTCGGAAATCCCCGGGGTCCTGGTGGCCGGAAAAGCCCGTGACTCCTCCATCACGGCGGAAAAGTGCCTGGATGCTTTTCCCCTGCCCCTTCCCGGCGTCCATCTCGCCGTTCCCGCCGACTGGCGCGGGCCGGAGCTTTTCGTTCCGGTACAGACAAGGCGGGGCTGCGCCATGGACTGCTCCTACTGCTCCACGGCCTCCATCGAAGGCCGGAGGCTCCGCCGCCGCTCGCCGCTTCTGGTGGCGGAAAACCTCGAAAAATTCGTCGAGGCGGGATTCGACCGGTTTTTTTTCGTGGACAACACTTTCAATCTTCCGCCCTCCTACGCCCACGCCCTGTGCGACGCCATCATCGACCGGGACCTTTCCATAGAGTGGCGGGCCATAGTCTATCCAAGAAGAATCAGGGAGGCCCTGGTTTTGAAAATGGCCAGGGCCGGATGCCGGGAAGTGAGCCTGGGTTTCGAGACCGGCTCGCCCTCCATGCTCAAGCGCTACAACAAGCGCTTCACCCTGGACGACATAAGGGAGGCCAGCCGCCTCTTCGCCCTTCACGGTGTGCGCCGCTTGGGCTTCCTTCTTTTGGGCGGCCCCGGCGAGACCCGGCAAACCGTGCTGGAAAGCCTGGATTTCGCCGACTCCCTTGCCCCCGAAGCCTTGAAGGTCACCTGCGGCGTCCGGGTCTATCCCGGGACCCTCCTGGAATCCCAGGCAAGGGCGGAGGGCTTTCTTCCCCCCGAAGGCGGCCTTCTTCACCCGGCCTTCTACCTCGCCCCCAACCTTTCCGGCTGGCTCCCGAAAACCGTCCGCAAGTGGGCCGAAACCCGCCCCTGGGTAATCCCGTCGTGA
- a CDS encoding cytochrome c biogenesis protein CcdA — MDTAQNLTIFSAFMYGLVSFLTPCVLPVIPGYFTFLAGTSLEELIHGDRRAARRKLMPATFAFVLGFSAVFIIMGASATYLGGFLADHAAVLRKGGGVFIIIMGIHVTGLLPINFLNREMKLHVAKRPVHVIGLFFVGMAFAAGWSPCVGVFLGSVLAIAATQDRVGEGVMLLSAYSLGLGLPFLVLAWYTHSLLSFLRGATRFMRGINIVAGALLIVLGVILLTDSLKYIQGTFQMLWDVGIEFIKGYGG, encoded by the coding sequence ATGGACACAGCCCAGAATCTGACGATTTTTTCCGCCTTCATGTACGGGCTCGTGTCCTTTCTCACCCCCTGCGTACTTCCGGTCATTCCGGGCTATTTCACCTTCCTGGCCGGAACCAGCCTTGAGGAGCTGATTCACGGGGATAGAAGGGCGGCCCGCAGGAAGCTCATGCCCGCAACCTTCGCCTTCGTGCTGGGCTTTTCCGCAGTGTTCATCATCATGGGCGCGTCGGCCACCTATCTTGGCGGCTTTCTCGCCGACCACGCGGCCGTCCTCCGAAAGGGCGGCGGGGTCTTCATCATAATAATGGGCATCCACGTAACCGGGCTTTTGCCCATCAATTTTCTTAACCGCGAAATGAAGCTCCATGTAGCGAAAAGGCCGGTCCACGTCATCGGCCTTTTTTTCGTGGGCATGGCCTTCGCCGCCGGCTGGAGCCCGTGTGTGGGCGTGTTTCTGGGCTCGGTCCTGGCCATCGCGGCCACCCAGGACAGGGTGGGCGAGGGGGTGATGCTCCTTTCGGCCTATTCCCTGGGGCTGGGGCTTCCCTTCCTGGTGCTGGCCTGGTACACCCACTCCCTCCTGTCCTTTCTGAGGGGGGCCACCCGGTTCATGAGGGGCATAAACATAGTAGCCGGGGCTCTTTTGATTGTGTTGGGGGTGATTCTTCTGACCGACTCCCTGAAATACATCCAAGGGACATTTCAGATGTTATGGGATGTGGGGATTGAGTTCATCAAAGGCTACGGTGGATAA
- a CDS encoding thioredoxin family protein yields the protein MRALSFAAAAFFALALFLGGGSQVSAESGINWMALDAAKAQAKKTGKPVLVSFYTTWCGYCKKMDRETFKNPAVIKAVNDNFLPVMLDGDEEAALTRTYAVRGYPTIVFTDEAGKSLLASPGYRPPEHFLALLKYVHSGMYKKMTYEKFYGDGFARRYAFPAAK from the coding sequence ATGAGAGCGCTTTCCTTTGCGGCGGCGGCCTTTTTCGCCCTGGCCCTGTTTCTCGGCGGCGGCAGCCAGGTTTCCGCCGAAAGCGGAATAAACTGGATGGCTTTGGACGCGGCCAAGGCCCAGGCAAAAAAGACCGGCAAGCCCGTTCTGGTGAGTTTCTACACCACCTGGTGCGGATACTGCAAAAAGATGGACCGGGAAACCTTCAAGAACCCCGCCGTCATAAAGGCCGTGAACGACAACTTCCTGCCCGTGATGCTGGACGGGGACGAGGAGGCCGCCTTAACGAGGACTTACGCGGTGAGGGGCTATCCCACCATCGTTTTCACCGATGAGGCCGGAAAATCGCTTCTGGCCTCCCCCGGCTACCGCCCGCCCGAACACTTCCTGGCGCTTTTGAAATACGTTCATTCCGGCATGTACAAAAAAATGACCTACGAGAAGTTTTACGGCGATGGATTTGCCCGCCGCTATGCGTTTCCGGCGGCCAAGTAG